Proteins encoded together in one Formosa sp. Hel3_A1_48 window:
- a CDS encoding putative porin encodes MYRYIAVFLLVLSSNQIFGQTKRLQKAPNSGEMRKMDLKRGEFDTISGGASKKVAKNTKAKIEDYKIITRKHDTVHVDTTLNIKKEYKFNYLRKDYFDLLPFNNMGQTYNTLSRNMSGQNLSPGFAAQAKHFNYMDVNAIRYYHVPTPLTELMFKSNFEQGQLLDAFFTVNTSKEFNFSIAYKGMRSLGKYQHILSSTGNFRFTSSYQSKNKRYRARAHMVTQDILNQENGGLSDEDLLEFENGNEEFIDRSLFDPLFENAENNLEGRRFYLDQVYQLKSNDSLGYNGINIGSTIYIEDKYYQFKQDKKVDFFGDAFVSSKLTDKNTFEHFYTALNVDYTNKTIGRLSAQLGYNSFNYGYNALVILDGQTISNRLKESTLSFEGGYDKQLGPVLLKADLGINVAGDLDGNYLNAQADYQINSDLQLMAKLNMNSSAANYNYRLHQSDYLNYNWQNNFKNQQTQQLAFELTSYKYGTLSADYSTISNFLFFENKESQGVKPYQYDGTINYARVKYEKEFKFGNFALNNTLLYQQVFEGDQVFNVPQINTRNTFYYSNTFFDKALFLQTGINFHYFTAYNMNAYDPILAEFYIQNQKSLGDFPRLDFFINAKIQQTRLFLKAEHFNSAMTGYNFYSAPNYPYRDFIVRFGLVWNFFL; translated from the coding sequence ATGTACAGATACATTGCTGTATTTTTATTAGTTCTTTCTTCTAATCAGATTTTTGGTCAAACTAAACGTTTACAAAAGGCGCCCAATTCTGGCGAAATGCGCAAAATGGACCTCAAAAGAGGTGAATTTGACACCATTTCTGGTGGAGCATCAAAAAAAGTAGCCAAAAACACAAAAGCGAAAATTGAAGATTATAAAATTATAACTCGAAAGCACGATACTGTACATGTAGATACTACATTGAACATAAAAAAAGAATACAAGTTCAATTACCTTAGAAAAGATTACTTCGACTTATTGCCGTTTAATAACATGGGGCAAACCTACAACACGCTCAGCAGAAACATGTCTGGTCAAAACTTATCACCGGGCTTTGCTGCGCAAGCCAAACACTTCAATTACATGGATGTTAATGCAATTCGTTACTACCACGTACCTACACCTCTCACCGAACTCATGTTTAAGTCCAATTTTGAACAAGGACAATTGTTAGATGCTTTTTTCACAGTTAATACCTCTAAAGAGTTTAATTTTTCAATCGCTTACAAAGGAATGCGTTCTTTAGGGAAATACCAGCATATACTCTCGAGTACTGGCAATTTTAGGTTTACAAGCAGTTATCAAAGCAAAAATAAACGTTATCGTGCTCGTGCGCACATGGTTACCCAAGATATTTTAAATCAAGAGAATGGAGGTTTATCGGATGAAGATTTATTAGAGTTTGAAAATGGGAATGAAGAGTTTATTGACCGCTCTTTGTTTGATCCTCTTTTTGAAAATGCTGAGAACAATTTAGAGGGTCGACGCTTTTACTTAGATCAGGTCTATCAACTTAAATCCAATGACTCTTTGGGCTACAATGGGATAAACATTGGAAGCACCATATATATAGAAGACAAATACTATCAATTTAAACAAGACAAGAAGGTTGATTTTTTTGGAGATGCCTTTGTATCCTCAAAGCTCACGGATAAAAACACCTTTGAGCATTTTTACACAGCCCTAAATGTTGATTATACTAATAAGACAATAGGCAGACTATCAGCCCAATTGGGCTATAATTCATTTAATTATGGCTATAATGCATTGGTTATTTTAGATGGACAAACTATTAGCAATCGCTTGAAAGAGTCTACTCTGTCATTTGAAGGGGGCTACGACAAACAATTGGGCCCTGTACTTTTAAAAGCCGATTTGGGGATTAATGTAGCGGGTGATTTGGATGGTAATTATTTAAATGCACAAGCAGACTATCAGATCAACTCGGACCTACAGCTCATGGCAAAACTCAACATGAACTCCTCTGCCGCCAACTATAACTACCGTCTACATCAAAGCGATTATTTGAATTACAACTGGCAAAATAATTTTAAAAACCAACAAACGCAACAACTCGCTTTTGAACTCACCTCGTACAAATACGGAACTCTATCGGCCGATTACTCTACCATCTCTAACTTCTTGTTTTTTGAAAACAAAGAAAGTCAGGGAGTAAAGCCTTACCAGTACGATGGGACAATTAATTACGCCCGTGTCAAATATGAGAAGGAATTTAAGTTTGGGAATTTTGCATTGAACAATACATTGCTCTACCAGCAAGTGTTTGAAGGAGATCAGGTTTTTAATGTGCCACAAATCAACACCCGAAATACATTTTACTACAGCAATACATTTTTTGATAAAGCGCTTTTTTTGCAAACAGGAATTAACTTCCATTATTTTACGGCCTATAACATGAATGCCTATGACCCCATACTAGCCGAATTTTACATTCAGAATCAAAAAAGTTTAGGAGATTTTCCGCGCTTAGACTTTTTTATTAATGCCAAAATACAACAAACGCGTTTGTTTTTAAAGGCCGAACATTTCAATTCTGCCATGACAGGCTACAATTTCTACTCTGCGCCTAACTATCCATACCGCGATTTTATTGTTCGCTTTGGTCTTGTTTGGAACTTCTTTTTGTAA
- a CDS encoding alpha/beta hydrolase family protein, translating into MLGLNFVTAQIFTETEIVINQHIEGTLLTPSDTESTPLIIFIGGSGPTDRDGNQSFMKNDMLKKLAVNLSNNGISTFRYDKRIVKQIRTNTIDKNISFDDFVIDAKSVIDYFAPNYKTIVIAGHSQGSLVGLLALDQNTSGFISLAGAGKTIDQILIEQISKTAPMFLNESKRVIAVLKAGKTTNDYPVALSSIFNLEVQAFMANWMQYDPVEEMRKQSIRSLIINGDKDLQVGIPEAELLYSAATKGELVVVKKMNHILVKIEGDDLENMKSYNQSEIDLAEEVTDSILAFVISLN; encoded by the coding sequence ATGCTAGGATTAAATTTTGTGACAGCGCAAATTTTTACAGAAACAGAAATTGTAATAAACCAGCACATTGAGGGAACCTTACTTACTCCAAGCGATACAGAGTCAACTCCCTTAATTATTTTCATTGGAGGATCAGGCCCTACTGACCGCGATGGAAATCAATCTTTTATGAAGAATGACATGTTGAAAAAATTAGCGGTTAATCTATCAAACAACGGAATCTCTACATTTCGTTACGACAAGAGAATTGTAAAACAAATTCGTACTAATACAATTGATAAAAATATTTCTTTTGATGATTTCGTTATTGATGCTAAATCTGTGATTGATTATTTTGCGCCTAATTATAAAACAATTGTTATAGCTGGACACAGTCAAGGAAGCTTAGTAGGACTTTTGGCGTTGGATCAAAATACTTCAGGTTTTATCTCACTAGCGGGTGCTGGAAAAACTATTGACCAAATTTTAATAGAACAAATTTCAAAAACAGCGCCAATGTTTTTAAATGAAAGCAAACGAGTTATAGCCGTCCTAAAAGCTGGAAAAACAACAAATGATTATCCTGTTGCTCTGTCATCTATTTTCAATTTAGAAGTACAAGCATTTATGGCAAATTGGATGCAATATGACCCAGTCGAAGAAATGAGAAAACAAAGTATTCGATCACTTATCATCAATGGGGATAAAGACCTTCAAGTCGGAATACCTGAGGCAGAACTATTATACAGTGCAGCAACCAAAGGAGAATTAGTTGTAGTTAAAAAAATGAATCATATTTTGGTAAAGATTGAAGGAGATGATTTGGAAAATATGAAATCTTATAATCAGAGTGAAATAGACTTAGCTGAAGAAGTAACGGACAGCATATTGGCGTTCGTTATTTCATTAAACTAA
- a CDS encoding peptide chain release factor 3 → MSFKSEIQRRRTFGIVSHPDAGKTTLTEKLLLFGGAIQEAGAVKSNKIKKGATSDFMEIERQRGISVATSVLAFEYKDIKINILDTPGHKDFAEDTFRTLTAVDSVIVVIDVAKGVEEQTEKLVQVCRMRNIPIIVFINKMDREGKDAFDLLDEVEQKLALKVTPLSFPIGMGYDFQGIYNLWERNINLFTGDSKKNIDDTVEISDLSDSTLNSLVGEKAAVTLREEIELVEGIYPGFDQDSYLNGELQPVFFGSALNNFGVKELLDCFVSIAPTPRPKASEERIVAPDEDKFSGFVFKIHANMDPKHRDRLAFIKIVSGTFKRNTAYLHVRHNKNLKFSSPNAFFAEKKEIVDTSYPGDIVGLHDTGNFKIGDTLTEGEILNYKGVPSFSPEHFRYINNADPLKSKQLYKGIDQLMDEGVAQLFTLDLNGRKVIGTVGALQYEVIQYRLEHEYGAKCSYENLNVHKAAWVEPQDEKNEEFKEFKRVKQRFLAKDKQGQLVFLADSKFSLQMTEQKYPSIKFHLTSEF, encoded by the coding sequence ATGTCTTTTAAAAGCGAAATACAGCGGCGGCGCACCTTTGGAATTGTATCTCACCCCGATGCCGGAAAAACAACACTTACAGAAAAATTACTTCTTTTTGGAGGAGCTATACAAGAGGCTGGAGCTGTTAAAAGCAATAAAATTAAAAAGGGAGCCACTAGTGACTTTATGGAAATTGAACGCCAACGTGGAATTTCTGTTGCGACTTCAGTTTTAGCATTCGAATACAAAGACATCAAAATCAATATTTTAGACACTCCTGGGCACAAGGATTTTGCAGAAGACACCTTCCGTACACTAACTGCTGTTGATAGCGTAATTGTCGTTATTGACGTAGCCAAAGGAGTTGAGGAACAAACAGAAAAACTAGTTCAAGTCTGCCGGATGCGCAATATACCTATCATCGTATTCATCAATAAAATGGACCGTGAAGGAAAAGACGCTTTTGATCTTTTGGACGAGGTAGAACAAAAATTAGCATTAAAAGTTACACCACTGAGCTTTCCAATTGGCATGGGATATGATTTTCAAGGCATATACAATCTATGGGAACGCAACATAAATCTGTTTACAGGCGACAGTAAAAAAAACATTGATGATACAGTGGAAATTTCAGATTTATCGGACAGTACGCTCAATTCACTTGTGGGCGAAAAGGCGGCTGTAACACTCCGTGAAGAAATTGAACTTGTTGAAGGTATCTACCCCGGTTTTGATCAAGATAGCTACTTAAATGGTGAACTGCAACCGGTATTTTTTGGTTCTGCGCTAAATAATTTTGGCGTCAAAGAATTATTGGATTGCTTTGTATCCATAGCACCCACTCCTCGTCCAAAAGCGAGTGAAGAGCGAATTGTGGCCCCAGATGAGGATAAATTTTCTGGTTTTGTTTTTAAGATTCATGCTAATATGGACCCAAAACACCGCGACAGACTTGCTTTTATTAAGATTGTATCGGGAACCTTTAAAAGAAATACAGCCTACTTACATGTACGCCATAATAAGAATTTAAAATTTTCTAGTCCAAACGCCTTTTTTGCCGAAAAAAAAGAAATTGTAGACACCTCATACCCTGGTGATATTGTTGGACTTCACGATACAGGAAATTTTAAAATCGGTGATACTCTAACCGAAGGTGAGATTTTAAATTACAAAGGCGTTCCAAGTTTTTCTCCAGAACATTTCAGATATATCAACAATGCAGATCCATTAAAATCAAAACAGCTTTACAAAGGGATTGACCAACTCATGGATGAGGGTGTCGCTCAATTGTTTACGCTAGATCTCAATGGCAGAAAAGTAATTGGGACGGTAGGCGCACTTCAGTACGAAGTAATTCAATACCGACTGGAGCACGAATACGGCGCCAAATGTAGTTATGAGAATTTGAATGTCCACAAAGCCGCTTGGGTAGAACCCCAAGACGAAAAGAATGAAGAATTTAAAGAATTTAAACGCGTCAAACAACGCTTTTTGGCCAAGGACAAACAAGGACAATTAGTCTTTTTGGCCGATTCAAAATTTTCATTACAAATGACCGAACAAAAATACCCTTCCATCAAATTTCATTTGACTTCTGAGTTTTAG
- a CDS encoding DUF4369 domain-containing protein yields the protein MNRIFQFLFLTTFVGCNTAPKHNATVSSTVKGLQKGTAYLQKFKDTTYITVDSLSIKGTEFFILGCELLEPEVLYLSLSNEPTAERIEFFASEGNTTINTSLKRFVYDAKIEGNVQQKLLNDYRANLTRFKNKQLELIEASLNAQRTSNNQDVISTKNEMEVNLKRQYLYSINYAVSNNDNEVAPYIALSDVYDANPKYLDTVYNSLTPKIAASKYGAILKDYIEKIKLN from the coding sequence ATGAACCGAATTTTTCAATTTCTTTTTCTAACTACCTTTGTCGGTTGTAACACAGCACCAAAACACAACGCAACTGTTTCATCTACTGTAAAGGGACTACAAAAAGGAACTGCTTATTTACAAAAGTTTAAAGACACCACATACATCACTGTAGACTCTCTGTCAATTAAAGGTACAGAATTCTTTATTTTGGGTTGTGAACTTCTAGAGCCGGAAGTGCTTTATTTAAGTTTATCCAACGAACCGACTGCCGAGCGAATTGAATTTTTTGCTAGCGAAGGCAATACTACGATAAATACTAGCTTGAAACGATTTGTATACGATGCTAAAATAGAGGGCAACGTACAACAAAAGCTTCTAAATGACTACCGCGCTAATCTAACGCGATTTAAAAACAAACAATTAGAATTAATCGAAGCTTCTTTAAATGCACAACGCACAAGCAATAATCAAGATGTTATCTCCACGAAAAATGAAATGGAAGTTAACTTGAAAAGACAATACCTATACAGCATCAATTATGCGGTTAGTAACAATGATAATGAAGTTGCACCCTACATCGCTTTGTCTGATGTATATGACGCCAATCCAAAGTATTTAGATACAGTATACAACAGTTTAACTCCAAAAATTGCAGCGTCTAAGTACGGGGCGATTTTAAAGGATTATATAGAAAAAATAAAGCTGAACTAA
- a CDS encoding 6-pyruvoyl trahydropterin synthase family protein — MNVTVSRRAHFNAAHRLHRPDWSTEKNVAIFGKCNNPNFHGHNYEMVVSVTGKIDPETGYVVDVKILKDFIKSEVEEAFDHKNLNLDVPEFKNLNPTAENIVVVIYNKLKAVLEPHLALEVTLYETPRNFVSYSGS; from the coding sequence ATGAACGTAACAGTTAGTCGCCGTGCCCATTTTAATGCGGCCCATAGATTGCACAGACCTGATTGGAGTACAGAAAAAAATGTTGCTATTTTTGGCAAATGCAACAACCCTAATTTCCATGGGCATAACTATGAAATGGTGGTTAGTGTGACAGGCAAAATTGATCCTGAAACTGGCTATGTTGTTGATGTGAAAATTTTAAAAGACTTTATAAAATCAGAAGTAGAGGAGGCATTTGATCACAAAAATTTAAATCTTGACGTGCCAGAATTTAAAAATTTAAACCCTACAGCAGAAAATATAGTTGTCGTTATATACAACAAGTTAAAAGCCGTTTTGGAGCCGCATTTAGCCTTAGAAGTTACACTTTACGAAACGCCAAGAAATTTTGTATCTTATTCAGGTTCATAA
- a CDS encoding DUF819 family protein has product MTESIPLITNDTIVFGLLMLAIAFVFYTESKTSGFWFKFYKIVPGLFMAYMLPAVFTTLGWIAPDWERITYTGAVVQESSNLYYVTSRYLLPAALVLMTLSIDLKAVFNLGWKALIMFFTGTIGIVIGGPIAILLIAMISPETVGGIGADAVWRGLSTLAGSWIGGGANQTAMLEIYGYNPKLYGGMVFVDIVVANIWMALLLIGIGKRKRINSWLKADTTAIEELKERVSSFTESVKRNPSLTDLMIMVGIAFGTVSFAHFGAGYLAPLFDNYISGIESTTARNIFTFLGSSFFWMISISTLVAIALSFSKAKNYEGAGASKFGSVFIYILVATIGMKMDLKLIFDNTGLIAIGVVWMSIHALLLILVAKLIKAPYFFLAVGSQANVGGAASAPIVASAFHPSLATVGVLLAVFGYAIGTVAAIGCTILMTLAAATS; this is encoded by the coding sequence ATGACCGAAAGCATACCACTAATAACAAACGATACAATTGTCTTTGGCTTACTAATGCTAGCCATTGCTTTTGTTTTTTATACCGAGTCCAAAACTTCTGGTTTTTGGTTTAAATTTTACAAAATAGTTCCTGGGCTTTTTATGGCTTACATGCTGCCAGCAGTTTTTACAACATTAGGATGGATTGCTCCAGACTGGGAACGCATTACTTATACTGGGGCTGTAGTACAAGAAAGTAGTAATTTATACTATGTTACCAGTCGTTATTTGCTTCCAGCAGCCTTAGTGCTGATGACATTGAGTATTGATTTGAAAGCTGTATTCAATTTAGGCTGGAAAGCCCTCATTATGTTTTTTACTGGAACTATTGGAATCGTCATTGGAGGCCCCATTGCTATTTTACTTATTGCTATGATCTCACCAGAAACCGTAGGTGGTATTGGTGCAGATGCGGTTTGGCGTGGACTTTCTACACTTGCAGGCAGTTGGATAGGTGGCGGTGCAAACCAAACAGCTATGTTGGAAATTTACGGATATAACCCTAAACTGTACGGCGGAATGGTATTTGTAGATATTGTAGTCGCTAATATTTGGATGGCGCTTTTACTTATTGGTATTGGAAAACGCAAACGCATCAATTCATGGCTAAAAGCAGATACAACAGCCATTGAAGAACTAAAAGAGAGAGTATCATCGTTTACTGAAAGTGTTAAAAGAAATCCAAGCTTAACTGACTTGATGATTATGGTTGGAATTGCCTTTGGGACGGTCAGTTTTGCTCATTTTGGTGCAGGGTACTTAGCCCCTTTATTTGACAACTATATTTCTGGAATAGAGTCCACTACCGCTAGAAATATATTTACCTTTTTAGGATCGTCATTTTTCTGGATGATAAGTATTTCGACACTTGTAGCAATAGCCCTTTCATTTTCAAAAGCGAAAAACTATGAAGGAGCTGGAGCAAGCAAATTTGGTAGTGTTTTTATCTATATTTTAGTGGCTACTATTGGCATGAAAATGGATTTAAAACTTATTTTCGACAACACTGGACTCATTGCTATTGGTGTAGTGTGGATGAGTATTCATGCACTATTGCTAATTCTTGTTGCAAAACTAATTAAGGCTCCTTACTTTTTTCTAGCCGTAGGAAGTCAAGCCAATGTTGGTGGAGCGGCCTCTGCTCCGATTGTGGCCTCTGCTTTTCACCCTTCTCTAGCAACCGTTGGAGTATTACTTGCTGTTTTTGGTTATGCCATAGGGACAGTAGCTGCAATTGGATGTACAATTCTTATGACCTTAGCAGCAGCAACTTCTTGA
- a CDS encoding ribonuclease HII encodes MLKHSVSNKKFECGTDEAGRGCLAGPVAAAAVILPKHFKNDLLNDSKQLSHAQRYKLRPIIEKEAISYAVAYVYPSEIDKINILNASILAMHKSIDQLKKVSFIAVDGNRFKAYNSVPHETVIKGDAKYLNIAAASVLAKTYRDDYMTEIHEEFPMYNWQKNKGYPTNEHREAIKKYGPTKYHRMSFKLLPDQLSLDF; translated from the coding sequence ATGCTCAAACACAGTGTTTCCAATAAAAAATTCGAATGTGGTACTGATGAGGCTGGACGAGGCTGTTTGGCCGGACCTGTGGCAGCTGCAGCAGTTATTCTTCCTAAACATTTTAAAAACGACCTACTTAACGACTCTAAACAACTTTCTCATGCCCAACGGTACAAGCTACGGCCGATCATTGAAAAAGAAGCCATAAGTTATGCTGTTGCCTATGTTTACCCTTCCGAAATTGATAAAATCAATATCCTTAACGCCTCGATATTGGCCATGCACAAATCTATAGATCAGTTAAAAAAAGTGAGCTTTATAGCTGTTGACGGAAACCGTTTTAAAGCATACAATTCCGTACCACACGAAACCGTAATTAAGGGAGATGCAAAGTACCTCAACATCGCAGCAGCTTCTGTATTGGCTAAAACCTACCGCGATGATTATATGACTGAAATTCATGAGGAATTTCCAATGTATAATTGGCAAAAAAATAAAGGCTATCCCACTAATGAGCATCGAGAGGCCATCAAAAAATATGGCCCAACAAAATACCACAGAATGTCTTTTAAACTACTTCCCGACCAGTTAAGTCTTGATTTTTAA
- a CDS encoding DUF3352 domain-containing protein, protein MKKTFSLFAIIILTYGCQKTSNRSLVPEHYIPNNAQMVLRINSMDVFKSALKNNPILSKTKLQSMLEDHLGPIDSLNISGPLLICKNKENEQSNYTFITEKKHIANKSLLNLNQTLDSIWILSSNPPSKVKEEYSNHPFSTLSATTDKNATFNIYFGPSKKKQNKFSLFEQVLLDVNATPEQLSISGIYTDKINDWARLFHQISPEAQQLAKVIPNDVENFKSLVYTDFEQFSKNIQAIDSTAIASEFSKSLFGTTQEIGSMETSKGIAIALHSIDISASRELLLGFQEKAKIFRSVPIFKFNNDSIFKNSFGKLLPKLASTRYTILDHYLVFSDQEKILEDVISDYTNKNSLNSSKAFQNTIETLSDEASFQKTLDTKDLATTLNELLDTNFSEKDLNAYKNSVVQIIKDDEVVHLNAEIVNFRPATKQNSVREVFSLTLEAPILGTAQFVKNHQTKQKDIVVQDIENHLYLISNKGVVRWKKKLPGPILGQIKQVDIFKNGRLQMVFSTAKKVYVLDRLGRNVEGFPLSFKDRITQAVAVFDYDKNKNYRLLVTQDKSLLMYDGKGKRVKGFSHQSKKPVNSQPQHIRYNSKDYIVFTAGDKLSILNRRGKKRINVKETIKFSGQKIYFYNNKFTTLDSDGALVQVDTKGRVSKQSLGFDPLTEITTSSRTLAAQWANYLQIKSTKITLDYGSYLPPQLFYVNDKIYIALTDQQLQKVSLYDSNGVLFSGFPVYGFSQIDLSNADRNSSLEFICQSGASELIMYQLY, encoded by the coding sequence ATGAAAAAAACATTTTCCTTATTTGCAATCATAATCCTAACATACGGCTGTCAAAAAACATCTAATCGCAGTTTGGTACCCGAACACTATATCCCCAATAACGCGCAAATGGTTTTGCGCATCAATTCCATGGATGTGTTCAAAAGCGCTTTAAAAAACAATCCCATACTCTCAAAGACAAAATTACAGTCAATGCTTGAAGATCACCTCGGCCCTATTGATAGCTTAAATATTTCTGGTCCTTTGCTGATTTGCAAAAACAAAGAGAATGAACAATCCAATTACACATTTATAACAGAAAAAAAACACATTGCTAATAAATCCCTTTTAAATTTAAATCAGACCTTAGACAGTATATGGATATTATCTTCTAACCCACCAAGCAAAGTAAAAGAAGAGTATTCAAACCATCCATTCAGTACACTTTCAGCTACAACAGACAAAAACGCCACGTTTAATATTTATTTTGGGCCTTCCAAAAAAAAGCAAAATAAATTTTCTCTTTTTGAACAGGTTTTGCTTGATGTAAACGCCACTCCTGAGCAATTGAGTATCAGTGGAATTTACACAGACAAAATCAATGATTGGGCTAGATTATTCCATCAAATTTCACCAGAAGCCCAACAACTAGCAAAAGTCATTCCAAATGATGTTGAAAACTTCAAGTCGTTAGTATACACTGATTTTGAACAATTTTCGAAAAATATACAAGCTATTGACAGTACTGCTATAGCTTCCGAATTTTCGAAGAGCTTATTTGGCACTACACAAGAAATTGGAAGTATGGAAACTTCAAAAGGCATTGCCATTGCTCTGCACTCAATAGATATAAGCGCCAGCCGGGAACTCCTTTTGGGTTTTCAAGAAAAAGCTAAAATATTTCGATCTGTCCCGATCTTTAAATTTAATAACGACTCTATTTTTAAAAATTCTTTTGGGAAATTATTACCTAAGTTAGCTAGTACTAGATATACAATTCTTGATCACTATTTGGTGTTCTCAGATCAAGAAAAAATTCTTGAAGATGTAATTTCAGATTACACCAACAAAAACAGCCTGAACAGCAGCAAAGCTTTTCAAAATACAATTGAAACATTAAGTGATGAGGCTTCATTTCAAAAAACCCTAGACACCAAAGACTTAGCAACTACACTTAACGAACTTTTAGACACCAATTTTTCTGAAAAGGATCTAAATGCGTACAAAAACTCAGTTGTTCAAATCATTAAAGACGATGAAGTTGTGCACCTTAATGCCGAAATTGTGAATTTTCGCCCTGCAACAAAACAAAACTCGGTAAGAGAAGTGTTTAGTTTGACACTTGAAGCCCCAATTTTAGGGACAGCTCAGTTTGTGAAAAATCACCAAACAAAACAAAAAGATATCGTTGTTCAAGACATAGAAAACCATTTGTATTTAATATCAAATAAAGGGGTAGTTCGATGGAAAAAAAAGTTACCTGGTCCAATTCTAGGGCAAATAAAACAAGTTGATATATTCAAAAATGGACGTTTACAAATGGTGTTTTCTACAGCTAAAAAAGTATATGTTTTGGATCGATTGGGACGTAATGTAGAAGGCTTCCCATTAAGCTTCAAAGATAGAATCACACAAGCTGTTGCTGTATTTGATTACGATAAAAATAAAAATTACCGCTTATTAGTTACTCAAGATAAATCCTTGTTGATGTATGACGGAAAAGGAAAACGAGTTAAAGGATTTTCTCATCAATCGAAAAAACCAGTAAACTCGCAACCGCAACACATTCGATACAACAGTAAAGATTATATTGTTTTTACAGCTGGTGATAAATTATCGATTTTGAACCGCAGAGGAAAAAAGAGAATTAATGTAAAAGAAACTATTAAATTTTCAGGTCAAAAAATATATTTTTATAATAATAAATTTACAACATTAGATTCAGATGGAGCTCTTGTACAGGTAGATACAAAAGGGCGTGTAAGTAAGCAAAGTTTAGGATTTGATCCTTTAACAGAAATCACCACATCCAGCAGGACTCTGGCCGCACAATGGGCAAATTATTTACAAATAAAAAGTACGAAAATAACATTAGATTACGGAAGTTATTTGCCTCCACAACTGTTTTACGTAAATGATAAAATATATATTGCTTTGACAGACCAACAGCTGCAAAAAGTTAGCTTATATGACAGCAATGGAGTTCTATTTTCCGGGTTCCCTGTTTATGGTTTTTCCCAAATTGACCTTTCCAATGCAGACCGCAATAGTTCTTTAGAGTTTATATGCCAAAGCGGTGCATCAGAACTTATTATGTACCAACTTTACTAA
- the idi gene encoding isopentenyl-diphosphate Delta-isomerase produces MVEEQVILVNEYDEQIGLMPKMEAHEKAVLHRAFSVFVFNTKNELMLQQRAAHKYHSPLLWTNTCCSHQRDGESNIEAGTRRLKEEMGFTTDLKETTSFIYKAPFDNGLTEHELDHIMLGYYENEPIINKQEVEDWKWMPLEDVKHDINVHPEQYTAWFKIIFEKFYNYINTNA; encoded by the coding sequence ATGGTTGAAGAACAAGTCATTCTGGTAAATGAGTATGATGAGCAAATTGGGTTGATGCCCAAAATGGAAGCGCATGAAAAGGCGGTTTTACATCGCGCTTTTTCTGTATTTGTGTTCAATACAAAAAATGAACTTATGTTGCAACAACGCGCTGCTCATAAATACCATTCCCCGTTGTTGTGGACCAATACCTGTTGCAGCCACCAACGCGATGGAGAATCCAATATAGAAGCTGGCACAAGACGCCTCAAAGAGGAGATGGGATTTACCACCGACTTGAAAGAAACCACATCATTTATTTACAAAGCGCCTTTTGATAATGGACTCACAGAACATGAACTCGATCACATAATGCTGGGGTACTACGAAAATGAACCCATTATAAATAAGCAAGAGGTTGAGGATTGGAAATGGATGCCGTTGGAGGATGTGAAACACGATATTAATGTGCACCCAGAGCAATATACAGCATGGTTCAAAATAATATTTGAAAAATTTTATAATTATATAAATACAAACGCATGA